In Xenopus laevis strain J_2021 chromosome 2S, Xenopus_laevis_v10.1, whole genome shotgun sequence, a genomic segment contains:
- the ptafr.S gene encoding platelet-activating factor receptor isoform X1: MSSQAPPLFLSETDPCNVVDSPFRYSLFTVTYSIIFIFGFIANCYVLWIFVRVYAAKNLSEIKIFMINLTIADLLFLVTLPLWIVYYHYEGDWFMPSFLCNVAGCFFFLNTYCSMAFLGVISYNRFQAVTRPVETAQSTARIRGLCISAAVWILLFASSLYFLIFPGTNEVNINGQNFTRCFEGYSIDNREPVAVIHFILVGAFFVMFLIILTCNLVIARTLLTQPVKSRKSSDMKHRALWMVVTVLAVFVICFVPHHIVDGPWTLTVLRMWHERDCEFRKTMNNVHQITLCLMSTNCMLDPIIYCFLTKKFRKHLSERIQNIKSSRKLSRNTTDTNLEATLPFKEKLDNITSV; the protein is encoded by the coding sequence ATGTCTTCACAGGCACCTCCACTTTTCCTAAGTGAAACAGATCCTTGCAATGTGGTGGATTCCCCTTTCAGATACTCCCTCTTCACGGTGACCTATAGCATCATTTTTATCTTCGGCTTCATTGCGAACTGTTATGTCTTGTGGATATTTGTCAGAGTTTACGCTGCCAAGAATCTcagtgaaattaaaatatttatgatcAATTTGACAATTGCAGACTTGCTGTTTTTAGTAACGCTTCCGCTATGGATTGTCTATTACCATTATGAAGGGGACTGGTTTATGCCTTCCTTCCTTTGCAATGTGGccggctgtttttttttcctcaacaCATATTGTTCCATGGCATTTCTTGGAGTCATAAGCTATAACCGATTCCAGGCTGTAACGCGTCCAGTAGAAACTGCTCAGTCCACAGCAAGAATAAGAGGCCTTTGTATCTCAGCTGCTGTATGGATCCTTTTGTTTGCCAGCtcattatattttcttatttttcctgGCACTAATGAAGTGAACATTAATGGTCAAAATTTCACCCGATGCTTTGAAGGATACAGTATTGACAACAGAGAACCAGTAGCTGTTATCCACTTTATTCTGGTTGGGGCATTTTTTGTTATGTTTCTCATCATATTAACCTGCAATCTGGTGATTGCCAGAACATTACTTACACAGCCAGTGAAGTCGAGGAAAAGTTCAGACATGAAGCATAGAGCATTGTGGATGGTGGTCACTGTACTTGCTGTCTTTGTCATATGTTTCGTACCTCACCATATTGTAGATGGACCCTGGACTCTAACAGTATTGAGAATGTGGCATGAAAGAGATTGCGAGTTCAGAAAAACAATGAACAATGTGCACCAAATAACACTGTGCCTTATGAGCACCAACTGCATGCTGGACCCTATCATCTACTGTTTCCTCACAAAGAAGTTCAGGAAACATCTCAGTGAGCGAATCCAGAACATTAAAAGCAGCCGTAAGTTATCCAGAAATACCACTGACACCAACTTAGAGGCCACATTGCCATTCAAAGAAAAGCTAGACAACATTACTAGTGTATAA
- the ptafr.S gene encoding platelet-activating factor receptor isoform X2: MSSQAPPLFLSETDPCNVVDSPFRYSLFTVTYSIIFIFGFIANCYVLWIFVRVYAAKNLSEIKIFMINLTIADLLFLVTLPLWIVYYHYEGDWFMPSFLCNVAGCFFFLNTYCSMAFLGVISYNRFQAVTRPVETAQSTARIRGLCISAAVWILLFASSLYFLIFPGTNEVNINGQNFTRCFEGYSIDNREPVAVIHFILVGAFFVMFLIILTCNLVIARTLLTQPVKSRKSSDMKHRALWMVVTVLAVFVICFVPHHIVDGPWTLTVLRMWHERDCEFRKTMNNVHQITLCLMSTNCMLDPIIYCFLTKKFRKHLSERIQNIKSSRAAIPPVNQDPQLLNLAT, translated from the exons ATGTCTTCACAGGCACCTCCACTTTTCCTAAGTGAAACAGATCCTTGCAATGTGGTGGATTCCCCTTTCAGATACTCCCTCTTCACGGTGACCTATAGCATCATTTTTATCTTCGGCTTCATTGCGAACTGTTATGTCTTGTGGATATTTGTCAGAGTTTACGCTGCCAAGAATCTcagtgaaattaaaatatttatgatcAATTTGACAATTGCAGACTTGCTGTTTTTAGTAACGCTTCCGCTATGGATTGTCTATTACCATTATGAAGGGGACTGGTTTATGCCTTCCTTCCTTTGCAATGTGGccggctgtttttttttcctcaacaCATATTGTTCCATGGCATTTCTTGGAGTCATAAGCTATAACCGATTCCAGGCTGTAACGCGTCCAGTAGAAACTGCTCAGTCCACAGCAAGAATAAGAGGCCTTTGTATCTCAGCTGCTGTATGGATCCTTTTGTTTGCCAGCtcattatattttcttatttttcctgGCACTAATGAAGTGAACATTAATGGTCAAAATTTCACCCGATGCTTTGAAGGATACAGTATTGACAACAGAGAACCAGTAGCTGTTATCCACTTTATTCTGGTTGGGGCATTTTTTGTTATGTTTCTCATCATATTAACCTGCAATCTGGTGATTGCCAGAACATTACTTACACAGCCAGTGAAGTCGAGGAAAAGTTCAGACATGAAGCATAGAGCATTGTGGATGGTGGTCACTGTACTTGCTGTCTTTGTCATATGTTTCGTACCTCACCATATTGTAGATGGACCCTGGACTCTAACAGTATTGAGAATGTGGCATGAAAGAGATTGCGAGTTCAGAAAAACAATGAACAATGTGCACCAAATAACACTGTGCCTTATGAGCACCAACTGCATGCTGGACCCTATCATCTACTGTTTCCTCACAAAGAAGTTCAGGAAACATCTCAGTGAGCGAATCCAGAACATTAAAAGCAGCC GAGCAGCCATTCCACCTGTGAACCAAGATCCTCAACTACTGAATTTGGCAACTTGA